In the Chroococcidiopsis sp. SAG 2025 genome, one interval contains:
- a CDS encoding Tic22 family protein: MKSVIKSMIRWSATLGVVGSTIIGTTTMGALEVLALPEQQILQKLGPVPMFTITDNKGAPLVASVPDQKDKSGVAGVFINRQDAQAFIDRLKQKNPELAKNVRVVPVSLAEVYKLEQTNKKKPNSPNFAFVPGQQQVDAAKTLLQQSGQKPEQFKGTPLFVAKAGKEKGYLTIKQADQQVIPFFFNKTELQTMLERFKKQKPDLASTIEIQVVNLEGVLQAMQTRNDQGLSQIVLVPPKESIDFVRSLQPAAPNQPAKKP; encoded by the coding sequence ATGAAATCAGTTATAAAATCGATGATTCGCTGGAGTGCAACGTTAGGAGTGGTGGGAAGTACCATTATTGGTACGACGACAATGGGCGCTCTAGAGGTCTTGGCTTTGCCAGAACAACAAATCTTGCAAAAGCTTGGACCTGTGCCAATGTTTACAATCACGGATAATAAGGGCGCACCACTGGTAGCTTCCGTACCAGATCAAAAAGATAAATCGGGAGTAGCTGGAGTCTTTATCAATCGCCAAGACGCACAGGCTTTTATCGATCGCCTGAAGCAGAAAAATCCAGAGTTAGCGAAAAATGTCAGAGTTGTGCCTGTCTCTCTAGCAGAAGTTTATAAGCTAGAGCAAACAAATAAGAAAAAGCCTAATTCTCCCAACTTTGCCTTTGTCCCAGGACAGCAGCAGGTTGACGCTGCTAAAACATTACTACAGCAAAGCGGTCAAAAGCCGGAGCAATTTAAGGGAACGCCATTATTTGTCGCTAAAGCTGGCAAGGAAAAAGGCTACCTGACAATTAAACAAGCCGATCAGCAAGTCATTCCTTTCTTTTTCAATAAAACTGAATTACAGACGATGCTGGAACGCTTCAAGAAACAGAAACCCGATCTAGCTTCGACAATTGAAATCCAAGTTGTCAATTTGGAGGGAGTCTTGCAAGCAATGCAAACTCGCAACGACCAGGGTTTAAGTCAAATTGTTTTGGTTCCTCCTAAAGAATCGATTGACTTCGTGCGATCGCTCCAACCAGCAGCACCCAACCAACCAGCTAAAAAGCCTTAA
- the petJ gene encoding cytochrome c6 PetJ codes for MLFKQIFKQTLGFVLVIFAGMAIASSVPALAADTSDAAKIFEAQCAGCHINGGNIVRRGKNLKQKALKKYGMDSLEAIANIVTNGQGNMSAYKDRLTTDEIQAVSAYVLNQAATGWRKQ; via the coding sequence ATGTTATTCAAGCAAATATTCAAGCAAACACTTGGTTTCGTGCTGGTGATATTCGCAGGAATGGCGATCGCTTCTTCTGTCCCAGCCTTAGCCGCAGACACATCAGACGCAGCCAAAATCTTTGAAGCCCAATGTGCGGGATGTCACATTAATGGTGGCAACATCGTCAGGCGCGGCAAGAACCTAAAACAAAAAGCCTTGAAAAAATATGGCATGGATTCGCTAGAGGCGATCGCTAATATTGTCACCAACGGTCAAGGAAATATGTCAGCTTACAAAGATCGCTTGACAACTGACGAAATACAAGCAGTTTCCGCCTATGTCCTGAACCAAGCAGCAACAGGGTGGCGTAAACAGTGA
- a CDS encoding Uma2 family endonuclease yields MSQSISTTSKRLTFEEFLAYDDGTDTRHELVDGELVEMPTESHENCQIAKLLMFELAKYVPIALLNLKDVEIEVSGRGAKVRLPDLLVLSEEGYAALQGKTRNIITHDMPPPILIVEVVSPGDENRTRDYRYKRTEYAARGIAEYWIVDPQERRITVCQWVDGQYEDKVFAGENRIESTVIPTFELTAERIFAFAQT; encoded by the coding sequence ATGAGTCAGAGCATTTCTACGACTTCAAAACGGTTGACGTTTGAGGAATTTCTTGCCTACGACGATGGTACGGATACGCGCCATGAATTGGTGGATGGAGAATTAGTAGAAATGCCGACGGAATCGCATGAGAACTGCCAGATTGCAAAACTGTTAATGTTTGAATTGGCAAAATATGTTCCGATCGCACTTCTTAACCTCAAAGACGTTGAAATTGAAGTGAGCGGACGAGGAGCCAAAGTCCGGCTCCCCGATTTGCTCGTGCTGAGTGAAGAAGGATACGCGGCACTGCAAGGCAAAACCCGCAACATTATTACTCACGATATGCCACCGCCAATTCTCATTGTTGAAGTCGTTTCGCCTGGTGATGAGAACCGAACTCGCGATTATCGATACAAGCGCACGGAGTATGCAGCACGAGGTATTGCCGAGTACTGGATTGTCGATCCTCAAGAACGGCGGATTACGGTGTGTCAGTGGGTAGATGGGCAGTATGAGGATAAAGTGTTTGCAGGTGAAAATCGAATTGAATCAACCGTAATTCCAACGTTTGAGCTAACAGCAGAACGGATTTTCGCATTTGCTCAAACCTAA
- a CDS encoding alpha/beta hydrolase family protein: protein MTRQRLFLFVIALLLIVLSWWQIAAARTGLVVQSLSRDGIPMLYVAPNARSQKMPGVLIAHGFAGSKQLMLGYAYTLAHAGYAVMLWDFSGHGANNKPLTRSLQADLDTAYKALLTQRGVEPQRVAVLGHSMGSGAAMTAAIQQSDRFTATVAISPTKAAVTPQVPTNLQIQAGSWEPRFVVNAQQLLQRAGGEGQGRSLIIIPNAEHITILFRHVSHQAAKTWLDRSFGIQTFSSYIDNRMTWYGVHLFAWLLVLGAVAPVIANGILRQPPRIWQRFPAGGVSDLLFQAAIQARNSDIISKSDRLKSWIGLILSPLGAIGILALLNRNTDIASLGGVLVGGALGIWFYAAGIVWLLANLRLPRLTLAGLGLGLGLFLLLWVAFGAMAQVAWLQWWLVPVRLQLWLWLSLLCFPWLLASGIAQQQSRIKTRFIWWLGQSLVLVIGLLATIQILPQIGFIFLLLPIFPLFLAMFAIASAAVKDIWAFAIGCSLFFSWAIAAAFPLVG from the coding sequence GTGACTCGCCAACGCTTATTTCTATTTGTTATTGCACTACTCCTCATCGTGCTTTCTTGGTGGCAGATCGCCGCTGCAAGAACTGGATTAGTCGTACAATCTCTTTCTAGAGATGGTATCCCAATGCTGTATGTCGCACCTAACGCGCGATCGCAGAAAATGCCAGGAGTGCTGATAGCTCACGGTTTTGCAGGCTCTAAGCAGTTGATGTTGGGTTATGCCTACACGCTGGCTCATGCTGGCTATGCGGTGATGTTGTGGGACTTTAGCGGGCATGGAGCTAATAACAAGCCTTTGACACGATCGCTCCAAGCCGATCTCGATACTGCATACAAAGCCTTACTCACCCAACGTGGAGTCGAGCCGCAACGAGTAGCTGTTTTGGGACATTCTATGGGTAGCGGTGCGGCGATGACAGCAGCAATTCAACAGAGCGATCGCTTTACTGCGACTGTGGCTATCTCTCCTACTAAAGCCGCAGTCACACCCCAGGTTCCGACTAACTTGCAAATACAAGCAGGAAGTTGGGAGCCGCGTTTTGTTGTCAATGCCCAACAGTTATTACAGCGAGCAGGGGGAGAAGGTCAAGGGCGATCGCTCATTATCATCCCCAATGCCGAACATATTACCATTCTCTTTCGCCATGTTAGCCACCAAGCTGCTAAAACCTGGCTCGATCGCAGTTTTGGCATTCAGACTTTCAGTAGTTATATAGACAATCGAATGACTTGGTATGGCGTGCATCTATTTGCATGGCTCTTGGTATTGGGTGCTGTTGCTCCAGTTATTGCAAATGGGATATTACGTCAGCCACCGAGAATTTGGCAGCGCTTTCCAGCTGGAGGAGTATCAGATCTGCTGTTTCAAGCAGCAATTCAAGCTCGCAATTCTGACATAATTAGTAAAAGCGATCGCCTCAAAAGTTGGATCGGTTTAATCCTGAGTCCTTTAGGGGCAATTGGCATACTCGCATTACTAAACCGCAACACGGACATTGCCAGCTTAGGTGGCGTGTTGGTAGGTGGTGCGTTGGGAATTTGGTTTTATGCGGCTGGTATCGTCTGGCTATTGGCTAACTTGCGTTTACCGCGTTTGACTCTAGCAGGATTGGGATTGGGTTTGGGGCTGTTTCTCCTGCTTTGGGTTGCTTTTGGGGCGATGGCGCAGGTAGCCTGGTTGCAGTGGTGGTTAGTTCCCGTTCGCTTACAACTGTGGTTGTGGTTATCGCTGTTGTGTTTTCCCTGGTTGCTTGCTTCTGGGATCGCTCAACAACAAAGTCGTATCAAAACTCGATTTATTTGGTGGTTGGGACAAAGTTTAGTCTTAGTCATAGGACTGTTGGCAACAATCCAAATTCTGCCCCAAATTGGTTTTATCTTCCTCTTGTTGCCTATCTTCCCCTTATTTTTGGCAATGTTCGCGATCGCCTCGGCTGCTGTTAAAGATATTTGGGCTTTTGCAATTGGGTGTTCTCTATTTTTCAGTTGGGCGATCGCGGCTGCTTTTCCCCTGGTAGGATAA
- the prmC gene encoding peptide chain release factor N(5)-glutamine methyltransferase: MNTSGLELWQWRQQAAIDAIATDVSPTELDWLLQEIAGLDSLSLRLELYKHQPQIQLKLPLAQLDRLWQKRLQERLPVQYIARTTPWRDFKLAVSPAVLIPRPETEILIDLAVEAVNKSSVTGLERGDWVDLGTGSGAIAIGLAAVFPAAKVHAVDRSSSALVIAQSNAQNLGYGDRLKFYLGNWWEPLAFLQGQVCGMVSNPPYIPSSLVPQLQPEVANHEPHSALDGGADGLDCIRHLVATAPNYLRSGGIWLIEMMAGQAATVSELLQQQGSYINIQIYADLAGIERFALAYRR, from the coding sequence ATGAATACATCTGGTCTAGAACTGTGGCAATGGCGACAGCAGGCTGCAATAGATGCGATCGCAACTGATGTCTCGCCTACAGAACTAGACTGGTTGCTGCAAGAAATCGCAGGGTTAGATTCTCTTTCCCTGCGATTGGAGTTATATAAGCACCAACCGCAAATTCAGTTGAAGTTACCTTTAGCCCAGTTGGATCGCTTGTGGCAGAAGCGGTTGCAAGAACGCTTACCAGTACAATATATTGCCCGGACTACACCCTGGCGGGATTTCAAGCTAGCAGTTTCTCCCGCTGTTTTAATTCCGCGACCGGAAACAGAAATTTTAATCGATCTGGCAGTTGAAGCGGTTAACAAAAGTTCTGTGACTGGATTAGAACGGGGAGATTGGGTCGATTTGGGTACGGGTAGCGGCGCGATCGCGATTGGGTTAGCTGCTGTTTTTCCGGCGGCTAAAGTTCATGCTGTCGATCGCAGTTCCTCGGCTTTGGTAATTGCCCAAAGTAACGCTCAAAATTTAGGTTATGGCGATCGGCTAAAGTTCTATTTAGGGAATTGGTGGGAGCCGTTAGCATTTCTCCAAGGTCAAGTTTGTGGGATGGTGTCAAACCCGCCTTATATTCCTAGTTCTCTCGTTCCTCAACTACAACCAGAAGTAGCCAATCACGAACCGCATTCAGCTTTGGATGGTGGTGCAGATGGTTTGGATTGCATTCGTCATTTGGTTGCCACTGCGCCAAATTATTTGCGATCGGGTGGTATTTGGTTAATTGAAATGATGGCGGGACAGGCTGCAACTGTAAGCGAGTTGTTACAGCAGCAGGGAAGTTATATTAATATTCAAATTTATGCAGATTTGGCTGGAATAGAACGTTTTGCTTTGGCTTATAGGCGGTGA
- the istB gene encoding IS21-like element helper ATPase IstB, with amino-acid sequence MSPNNSQITAIETLGFLLKTLKLPHMNNHWQELERQALAGGWSHAQFLLALCESEATQRYQARVQRALKDAHLPPGKAFSNFDFSHCPSLNQPSIMQLAQDRTWLKRGENLLLFGPSGVGKTHLAAAVGRSLVELGARVKFLGATTAVQLLQAAKANLQLQSALLKLDKYDLLILDDISYVKKSEVETSVLFELIAHRYELKSLMITANHPFSAWDEIFTDSTMTVAAVDRLVHHAVILEILAPSFRQQAALQRSSSTDQKQPK; translated from the coding sequence ATGTCCCCCAACAACAGCCAAATAACAGCCATCGAGACTCTGGGCTTCCTACTCAAAACACTCAAACTGCCCCACATGAACAACCATTGGCAAGAGTTGGAGCGTCAGGCTCTGGCTGGGGGCTGGTCACACGCTCAATTCTTGCTAGCACTGTGCGAATCCGAGGCAACACAACGTTATCAAGCGCGAGTGCAACGCGCCCTCAAAGATGCCCACCTGCCACCAGGAAAAGCTTTTTCCAACTTTGACTTCAGCCATTGCCCCAGCTTAAATCAGCCTAGCATCATGCAACTGGCTCAGGACAGAACTTGGTTGAAGCGGGGTGAGAATCTGCTGCTGTTCGGTCCTTCTGGAGTCGGGAAAACTCACTTAGCTGCTGCTGTCGGTCGCAGTTTGGTAGAACTGGGTGCACGAGTCAAGTTTCTGGGTGCCACCACAGCCGTGCAACTGCTACAAGCGGCGAAAGCCAACTTACAACTGCAATCAGCTTTACTCAAGCTCGATAAGTACGATCTGCTGATTCTTGATGACATTAGCTATGTCAAAAAGTCGGAAGTGGAAACATCAGTGTTGTTTGAGTTAATTGCTCACCGCTACGAACTCAAAAGCTTGATGATTACTGCCAATCACCCTTTCAGTGCTTGGGATGAAATTTTTACCGACTCTACTATGACCGTTGCTGCTGTAGATCGCTTGGTACATCATGCTGTCATTCTCGAAATCCTTGCACCCAGTTTTCGTCAACAAGCGGCTCTACAACGCTCTTCTTCTACTGACCAAAAGCAACCAAAATAA
- a CDS encoding Hsp70 family protein, translated as MAIAIDFGTSNTCIARWNPVTQQAETLSLPGLSQQLGQNPPLIPSLVYIEDAASDRVLIGQTVRDRGLDLTTDPRFFRSFKRGIGTDIQGFLPQLDGETVSFERVGKWFLSQIIEKLAAQAPEDEQSLVLTVPVDSFEAYRLWLGEICRALPVEQVRILDEPTAAALGYGMAEQDNLLVIDFGGGTLDLSLVRLDGGGNAVKQQTGFLLQWGKKSFAKKSGQKVKTARVLAKAGQNLGGTDIDNWIVDYFAQERGLAVSPLTTRLAERVKIQLSSQVQASEVYFNDETFESYELELDRDRLTQILTDRQFFEQLDESMQQLLQQARRQGIEVTDIAAVLLVGGTAQMPAVQTWVQQYFPAEKIHCDRPFEAIAQGALQICQGVEVKDFLYHSYGIRYWDRRNQCHNWHPIINPGQPYPMTNPVELVLGASLDNQPSIELIVGELGAETGGTEVYFDGDRLITRRLDSGKKQVQPLNDRDGARQIAQLTPPGYPGSDRIKVLFQVDAQRCLRMTVEDLLTNQTLLEDRVVAELS; from the coding sequence ATGGCGATCGCAATCGATTTTGGTACGAGTAACACTTGTATAGCCCGTTGGAATCCCGTGACGCAGCAAGCGGAAACTTTGAGTTTACCAGGCTTATCTCAGCAGTTGGGGCAAAATCCACCTTTGATTCCTAGTTTGGTCTACATAGAAGATGCGGCAAGCGATCGGGTGTTAATTGGACAGACAGTACGCGATCGCGGTTTAGATTTAACGACTGACCCGCGATTTTTTCGTAGCTTTAAGCGCGGCATTGGTACGGATATTCAGGGATTTTTGCCGCAACTGGATGGCGAGACGGTCTCGTTTGAACGAGTTGGCAAGTGGTTTTTGAGCCAAATTATTGAGAAATTAGCTGCTCAAGCCCCTGAAGACGAGCAGTCTTTAGTCTTGACAGTTCCAGTTGATAGTTTTGAAGCTTATCGCTTGTGGCTGGGCGAAATTTGCCGTGCTTTACCTGTGGAACAAGTGCGAATTCTGGACGAACCTACAGCCGCCGCTTTGGGTTATGGCATGGCAGAGCAGGATAACTTATTAGTAATTGATTTTGGCGGTGGCACTTTAGATTTATCTTTAGTCCGCTTGGATGGTGGCGGAAATGCTGTCAAACAGCAGACAGGTTTTTTACTGCAATGGGGGAAGAAATCTTTTGCCAAAAAATCTGGGCAGAAGGTAAAAACCGCCCGTGTCTTAGCAAAAGCAGGGCAAAATTTAGGTGGAACTGATATCGATAACTGGATTGTCGATTATTTCGCCCAGGAACGAGGATTAGCCGTTTCTCCTTTAACAACTCGCTTGGCAGAAAGGGTAAAAATTCAACTCTCCAGCCAGGTGCAAGCCAGCGAAGTTTATTTTAATGATGAGACATTTGAGAGTTACGAATTAGAATTAGACCGCGATCGCCTGACGCAAATTTTGACAGATCGTCAATTTTTCGAGCAGTTAGACGAGTCGATGCAGCAGCTGCTCCAGCAGGCGCGGCGACAAGGGATAGAAGTGACAGATATCGCTGCTGTATTGTTGGTGGGTGGAACAGCACAAATGCCTGCCGTGCAGACTTGGGTACAGCAGTATTTCCCTGCCGAAAAAATTCATTGCGATCGCCCGTTTGAAGCGATCGCCCAAGGTGCGTTGCAGATCTGTCAAGGTGTGGAAGTCAAAGATTTTCTCTATCACAGTTACGGTATCCGTTATTGGGATAGACGGAATCAGTGTCACAACTGGCATCCAATTATCAATCCAGGGCAACCTTACCCGATGACAAATCCCGTAGAATTGGTTTTGGGCGCATCGTTAGATAATCAGCCCAGTATCGAACTGATTGTCGGAGAACTGGGGGCAGAGACTGGCGGGACGGAAGTATATTTTGATGGCGATCGCCTGATTACCCGCCGTTTAGATAGTGGTAAAAAACAAGTACAACCCCTCAACGACCGAGATGGGGCAAGGCAAATTGCCCAATTAACCCCACCTGGCTATCCTGGGAGCGATCGGATTAAAGTCCTGTTTCAAGTAGATGCACAACGCTGCTTGCGAATGACTGTAGAGGACTTACTCACCAATCAAACTTTACTCGAAGATCGAGTCGTAGCAGAGTTGAGCTAG